In one window of Vibrio sp. DW001 DNA:
- the csrD gene encoding RNase E specificity factor CsrD, whose translation MRYTPTLKLSTRLTAFVTIIVIGAMFILFVGGTLTFRSIGQEYLNQQVDGIVSVIDKSLVEDKDVQNIEGWIPLLSQANNIIELELLSSQERVYHYVNNSTQIDTSRLYEKSYSLEKNDGFSINIKVLSPYLEQSHSFSALSSVSLAIALILFCLFQGVNWLKKQLRGSELLEERGRMILAGRVAQYAKGDHKEWPYTASEALDVIIDELQDARQERSRFDTFIRTHTFLDQLTGAANRVLFDSKLESALQESGAMGAIVLFRVYDWDSLTEGVDKQRCDEFIVEVGGVISNIVQRFPDVVFARYFESEFAVLIPHQNGKDISVLANQCVRQLEKVSLIDSMDNDNWCHIGITMYSEGERRGHILSEVETALKSAELQNSNNWSRFHKKEVIGDSRGTVRWRTLFDKSFSNERVLIFEQPCYLINRSSYKIKLLHNELFARIDDDGVGILKASRFMSAIEQVGYESHMDQLVVKTILTFIKTTTLGTCYSINLNVLPFKDRMNFRWLRDELLQLTAETRSKLSFEFVEGQIVNNLDYMRPVVRMISGLGCEVIIGQAGRTITSTHYIKDLDIDYLKLHRSLVKKIEQRQENQLFIRSLIGACEGTKTQLIAVGVERGKEWNCLVELGVDGGQGRMFQAENQIIPKPEAPKVQVGGRNRWRKKF comes from the coding sequence ATGCGTTACACCCCAACTCTTAAATTGAGTACAAGACTGACCGCTTTTGTCACCATTATCGTTATAGGTGCAATGTTTATTTTATTTGTTGGTGGAACACTTACATTTCGGAGTATCGGCCAAGAATATCTCAATCAACAAGTTGATGGCATCGTATCCGTTATCGACAAATCACTTGTTGAAGATAAAGATGTACAGAATATAGAAGGTTGGATACCTCTACTTTCCCAAGCAAATAATATCATAGAATTAGAGCTTTTATCTTCTCAAGAACGGGTCTACCACTACGTCAACAATTCTACTCAAATCGATACATCTCGTCTGTACGAAAAAAGTTATTCCTTAGAAAAAAATGACGGATTCTCTATCAATATAAAGGTTCTGTCGCCGTATCTAGAACAGAGTCATTCTTTTAGCGCTTTGTCGTCGGTATCTTTGGCTATTGCTCTCATTTTATTTTGCCTTTTTCAGGGTGTTAATTGGTTGAAAAAGCAACTTAGAGGCTCTGAACTATTAGAAGAAAGAGGAAGAATGATCTTGGCTGGCAGAGTCGCTCAATATGCTAAAGGTGATCACAAAGAATGGCCGTATACAGCAAGTGAAGCCCTTGATGTAATCATTGATGAGCTTCAGGATGCACGGCAAGAACGAAGTCGGTTCGATACTTTCATTCGTACTCACACCTTTTTGGATCAATTGACGGGTGCGGCAAATAGAGTGTTGTTTGATTCTAAATTGGAATCTGCATTGCAAGAAAGTGGTGCGATGGGAGCGATTGTTCTTTTTCGGGTTTACGACTGGGACAGTTTAACTGAAGGAGTGGATAAACAGCGATGTGATGAGTTCATCGTTGAAGTTGGTGGCGTAATTTCAAATATTGTTCAGCGTTTTCCTGACGTGGTATTTGCACGATATTTTGAATCAGAGTTTGCCGTTTTAATTCCTCATCAAAATGGTAAAGATATTTCAGTTCTGGCTAACCAATGCGTGCGTCAATTAGAGAAAGTATCACTGATAGACTCGATGGATAATGATAATTGGTGTCATATTGGGATCACCATGTATTCAGAAGGAGAGCGACGAGGTCATATTTTGAGTGAAGTAGAAACGGCATTAAAGAGTGCTGAACTACAAAACAGTAACAATTGGAGTCGCTTTCATAAGAAGGAAGTCATTGGCGATTCGCGTGGGACAGTGAGATGGCGTACATTATTTGATAAGTCCTTTTCGAATGAACGAGTACTTATCTTTGAACAGCCTTGTTATCTAATAAACCGTTCTTCATATAAAATCAAATTGTTGCACAATGAGTTGTTTGCAAGGATAGATGACGACGGTGTTGGTATATTAAAAGCCTCTAGATTTATGTCCGCTATTGAGCAAGTGGGCTATGAATCTCATATGGATCAATTGGTTGTCAAAACGATTCTCACATTTATTAAAACAACCACTCTTGGGACATGTTATTCTATAAACTTGAACGTTCTACCATTTAAAGATCGAATGAATTTCAGATGGTTAAGGGACGAACTGCTACAATTAACGGCAGAAACAAGAAGCAAATTAAGCTTTGAATTTGTCGAGGGGCAGATAGTCAATAATTTGGATTATATGCGACCTGTTGTTCGAATGATTTCAGGGCTAGGTTGTGAGGTTATAATAGGGCAGGCTGGACGAACAATAACCAGTACCCACTACATTAAAGACTTAGATATCGACTATCTAAAACTACATAGAAGTCTTGTTAAGAAAATAGAGCAGAGACAAGAAAATCAACTATTTATTCGTAGCTTAATTGGCGCTTGTGAAGGAACGAAAACACAGCTCATCGCTGTTGGTGTTGAGCGTGGAAAAGAATGGAATTGTTTGGTTGAATTAGGTGTTGATGGTGGCCAAGGAAGAATGTTCCAAGCCGAAAATCAGATCATCCCTAAACCTGAAGCTCCCAAGGTACAGGTTGGCGGTAGAAATCGTTGGCGTAAGAAGTTTTAA